In Pedobacter heparinus DSM 2366, the following are encoded in one genomic region:
- a CDS encoding 3-dehydroquinate synthase — protein sequence MNYLEQSFSVKFDYKIYFTSSLFELGNPLLADFFKGRPSAALRKIFFVIDGGVTEKHPNLQEAIKTYFNQCQEVQLVPEIRIVPGGEASKNDTALFEQLVEAVNVYGIDRHSYIAAIGGGAVLDLVGYAAAVSHRGIKHIRIPTTVLSQNDSGIGVKNGINYKGKKNFLGTFAPPVAVFNDDRFLETLNDRDYRSGISEAIKVALIKDPEFFYWIEAHTAALAARDPESMNYLIRRCAKLHLDHIAGDDPFETGSARPLDFGHWSAHKLEQLSNFTVLHGEAVAMGIALDSVYSFLTGLLSEEKALRILQVLSALNFSISDPIIQIKDSGSAILKGLAEFQEHLGGLLTITLLTDIGSGKEVHEMDHQQLINASAYIAGFTKENTALNSIRHES from the coding sequence ATGAATTATTTAGAACAGTCGTTTAGTGTAAAATTTGACTATAAAATCTACTTTACCTCTTCCCTATTTGAGTTGGGAAACCCCTTGCTGGCAGATTTTTTTAAGGGCAGGCCATCGGCAGCCCTGCGCAAAATATTTTTTGTTATAGACGGGGGCGTTACCGAAAAGCATCCCAATCTGCAAGAAGCCATTAAAACTTACTTTAACCAATGCCAGGAGGTCCAACTGGTCCCTGAAATCAGGATTGTTCCTGGTGGCGAGGCTTCAAAAAATGATACTGCATTATTTGAGCAGCTTGTAGAGGCGGTAAATGTATATGGGATAGACCGGCACTCTTATATTGCCGCCATTGGCGGAGGCGCAGTGCTGGATCTGGTGGGCTATGCTGCGGCGGTTTCGCACCGTGGGATTAAACATATCCGCATTCCTACTACGGTACTTTCGCAAAACGATTCAGGTATCGGGGTTAAAAACGGCATCAATTATAAAGGTAAAAAGAACTTCCTTGGTACTTTCGCCCCTCCTGTTGCCGTGTTTAACGATGACCGCTTTCTGGAAACACTTAACGACCGTGATTACCGGTCCGGAATTTCGGAAGCGATAAAAGTAGCGCTGATCAAGGACCCTGAATTCTTTTACTGGATTGAGGCCCATACCGCAGCCCTGGCTGCGCGTGACCCGGAAAGCATGAACTACCTGATCAGGCGCTGTGCAAAACTTCATCTGGACCATATTGCCGGTGATGATCCTTTTGAAACCGGATCGGCCAGGCCCTTGGATTTTGGACATTGGAGTGCACATAAACTGGAACAACTGAGTAATTTTACAGTGCTGCATGGCGAGGCTGTTGCCATGGGGATTGCCCTTGACAGTGTATATTCCTTTTTAACGGGTTTGCTCTCTGAAGAAAAAGCGCTGCGCATCCTCCAGGTACTGAGCGCACTGAATTTCAGTATCTCAGACCCTATCATCCAGATCAAAGACAGCGGTTCAGCCATATTGAAAGGGCTGGCAGAATTCCAGGAGCACCTGGGTGGCCTGCTCACCATTACCCTCCTTACCGATATCGGATCCGGAAAGGAAGTACATGAAATGGATCATCAGCAACTGATCAATGCCAGCGCTTATATTGCTGGTTTCACAAAAGAAAATACCGCATTAAATAGCATCCGCCATGAAAGTTAA
- a CDS encoding alkaline phosphatase family protein, with the protein MKKTVVIDVVGLSANLIGKYTPFLEKYIQDKSLAAIAPMLPAVTTAVQSTYLTGKQPSAHGIVGNGWYDHADAEVKFWKQSNKLVLADKIWDRAKKENPGFTCSNMFWWYNMYSNADYSVTPRPNYLADGRKMPDCYSEPAELRDILQEKLGQFPLFQFWGPGANIKSSKWIADAALITDELYDPTLTLIYLPHLDYCLQKFSHNFDQIGKELREIDEVLKNLVQYYEQQDTHILILSEYGITPVSKPVHLNRVFRENGLLQIRVERGLELLDAGASKAFVVADHQVAHVYINDPSVRVQVKSLLEKTPGIALILDDAGKKAHGMDHPRAGDFVLVAEPGSWFTYYFWLDDAKAPDYARCVDIHKKPGYDPVEMFMSSKPRAAYKLLRKKAGFRYVMDVIPLDATLIRGSHGSINTPVEFHPVLITDKAINSENVEATAVYELIWKALNT; encoded by the coding sequence ATGAAGAAAACTGTAGTTATTGATGTAGTTGGCCTGTCGGCAAACCTGATTGGAAAATATACCCCATTCCTGGAAAAGTATATCCAGGACAAAAGCCTTGCTGCTATTGCGCCCATGCTGCCAGCAGTAACTACAGCGGTGCAATCGACCTATTTAACAGGTAAACAACCTTCAGCACATGGTATAGTGGGCAATGGCTGGTACGACCATGCCGATGCAGAGGTCAAATTCTGGAAACAATCCAACAAACTGGTACTGGCCGATAAGATCTGGGACCGGGCAAAAAAAGAAAACCCGGGCTTTACCTGCTCCAATATGTTCTGGTGGTATAACATGTATTCCAATGCCGATTATTCGGTTACCCCAAGGCCCAATTACCTGGCCGACGGACGGAAAATGCCCGACTGTTATTCAGAACCTGCCGAGCTGCGCGATATTTTGCAGGAGAAACTGGGGCAATTCCCTTTATTTCAGTTCTGGGGGCCTGGTGCCAACATTAAATCCTCAAAATGGATCGCCGATGCCGCACTCATTACAGATGAACTGTATGACCCGACCCTGACCCTTATCTATCTGCCACATCTTGATTATTGTTTACAAAAATTTAGTCACAATTTTGATCAGATCGGAAAAGAACTCAGGGAAATAGATGAGGTGCTGAAAAACCTGGTACAATATTATGAGCAGCAGGATACCCATATCCTGATACTTTCCGAATATGGCATTACGCCAGTAAGTAAACCGGTACACCTGAACCGGGTGTTCCGGGAAAACGGCCTGCTACAGATACGGGTGGAGCGTGGACTGGAGTTACTGGACGCCGGGGCTTCAAAGGCTTTTGTTGTAGCCGACCATCAGGTGGCACATGTGTACATTAATGACCCATCGGTAAGGGTACAGGTTAAAAGCCTTCTTGAAAAAACGCCGGGTATTGCTTTAATTTTAGATGACGCAGGCAAAAAAGCACATGGAATGGACCATCCGCGGGCAGGAGATTTTGTACTGGTTGCAGAACCGGGAAGCTGGTTTACCTATTATTTCTGGCTGGATGATGCAAAAGCACCCGATTATGCAAGGTGTGTGGACATCCATAAAAAACCCGGATATGACCCGGTTGAAATGTTTATGTCTTCCAAACCCCGTGCAGCTTATAAGCTGTTAAGAAAAAAGGCCGGTTTCCGCTATGTGATGGATGTGATCCCTCTGGATGCTACGCTGATCAGGGGTTCCCATGGCAGCATAAATACCCCGGTTGAATTTCATCCTGTTTTAATTACGGACAAAGCCATAAATTCAGAAAATGTGGAAGCTACAGCCGTTTATGAACTGATCTGGAAAGCCCTGAATACCTAA
- the eboC gene encoding UbiA-like protein EboC (EboC, a homolog the polyprenyltransferase UbiA, belongs to system of proteins involved in the trafficking of precursor metabolites to an extracytoplasmic compartment so that the biosynthesis of certain natural products, such as scytonemin, can be completed.) yields the protein MKKLLGYIRLMRPANVVTAVADVLAGMALAGYFMGTASYLPVLLLCLSTIGLYSGGIILNDVFDAELDARERPERPIPSGLISKKAATLFGGIFFFIGIFTAGLYNPASQYLAAAIMVSCLIYDKFLKHSAIFGPLNMGLCRGLNLLLGMSIIPSAIQQWWFLAIVPIIYIASVTMVSRAEVHGGSKKMLYFAALLYTLVISSILFFGIRQGNLPLTAVFVLGFALMIFIPLLRAMKNPIGPNIGKAVKAGVIALILMNAAWASAFGMVQIALFIVILLPVSLMLGKAFAVT from the coding sequence GTGAAGAAATTATTAGGATATATCAGGCTGATGCGACCGGCCAATGTAGTTACTGCTGTGGCCGATGTACTGGCGGGGATGGCCCTGGCAGGGTATTTTATGGGCACCGCCAGCTACCTGCCCGTCCTGCTGCTTTGTTTATCTACCATAGGCCTGTATAGCGGGGGCATTATTTTAAATGATGTTTTTGATGCAGAACTGGATGCCAGGGAGCGGCCGGAACGGCCAATTCCAAGCGGTCTGATCTCAAAAAAAGCAGCCACCCTATTTGGCGGGATATTCTTCTTTATCGGCATTTTTACAGCAGGGCTTTACAACCCGGCTTCACAGTATCTGGCAGCGGCCATTATGGTCTCCTGCCTCATTTACGATAAATTCCTGAAGCACAGCGCAATATTCGGACCTTTGAATATGGGGCTTTGCCGGGGCCTGAATTTGCTGCTGGGCATGAGCATTATCCCCTCTGCTATACAACAATGGTGGTTTTTGGCTATAGTACCCATTATTTACATTGCCTCGGTTACCATGGTAAGCCGGGCTGAAGTGCATGGCGGAAGTAAGAAAATGCTTTATTTTGCCGCACTTTTATATACGCTTGTCATTTCCAGCATCCTGTTTTTTGGCATAAGACAAGGCAACCTGCCACTTACCGCCGTATTTGTACTGGGCTTTGCACTGATGATATTTATTCCATTGTTAAGGGCGATGAAAAATCCCATTGGCCCCAACATTGGCAAAGCAGTAAAGGCAGGTGTAATTGCTTTAATTTTAATGAATGCAGCCTGGGCAAGTGCATTTGGAATGGTACAGATAGCCTTATTTATTGTTATTTTATTACCAGTATCGTTAATGCTGGGTAAGGCATTTGCCGTAACCTAG
- a CDS encoding EboA domain-containing protein: MFLIDREGINKLSGLFLQLIKQNLQPEAFQWLQDKAKLVVSEDKSVQLHLCFAHLPRIASKTPVTFTTLETQEIVKLLPGYGLENWTIDRLCRVWLLMQLPSDDKETYLKKINGLFAAAEMNEQVALYSALPLYFYPEEWIGRCEEGIRSNIGIVLEAIMYHNPYPAGFLSQQAWNQLVLKAFFTEKNVKLIVGLQTRMNEALAFTLQDYVQERLAAHRTVAPEIYELIELMNQKI; this comes from the coding sequence ATGTTTTTAATAGATAGAGAGGGGATAAATAAGCTCAGTGGTCTTTTCCTGCAGCTCATTAAACAAAACCTGCAGCCCGAGGCTTTCCAATGGTTACAGGATAAAGCGAAACTGGTTGTATCGGAAGACAAATCGGTACAGCTGCATCTTTGTTTTGCACATCTGCCACGTATCGCATCGAAAACTCCGGTTACGTTTACTACTTTGGAAACACAGGAAATCGTTAAGCTGTTGCCAGGTTATGGGCTGGAAAACTGGACCATTGACCGGCTATGCAGGGTATGGCTGCTGATGCAACTGCCTTCGGATGATAAGGAAACCTATCTGAAAAAAATAAACGGCCTGTTTGCCGCTGCAGAAATGAATGAGCAGGTGGCGCTCTATTCGGCTTTGCCGCTTTACTTTTATCCGGAAGAATGGATCGGCAGGTGTGAAGAAGGGATCAGGAGCAATATAGGCATTGTACTGGAGGCCATCATGTACCACAATCCCTACCCTGCCGGCTTTTTGTCGCAACAGGCATGGAACCAATTGGTACTGAAAGCATTTTTTACTGAAAAGAACGTTAAGCTTATTGTTGGGCTGCAGACAAGGATGAACGAGGCCCTGGCATTTACTTTACAGGATTATGTACAGGAGCGGCTGGCCGCCCACAGAACGGTGGCACCGGAAATTTATGAACTGATAGAACTAATGAACCAAAAAATATAA
- the eboE gene encoding metabolite traffic protein EboE, protein MKVNTGHLSYCTNIHAGKNWAEDFKSLQQNFPVIKAALSPEQPMGLGLRLSNAASLELIGEAPLMAFSQWLKANSAYVFTMNGFPYGEFHHTIVKEQVHAPDWTTEERKNYTLRLFHILKQLLPEGMEGGISTSPLSYRHWFKSTEALEEARKTATLHLVEVLKELIVIHRETGRNMHLDIEPEPDGILETGREFIDWFENDLLPLGIPEIRAAFKLSSAEAETLIKNHLCLCYDVCHFAIGYEDHAAVVTALEQKGIKVGKIQISAALKADLTGPAPENIKRSFEAFNEPTYLHQVVALKNDGSLLRYPDLPEALAGLEKGVTQWRAHFHVPISIKKIGLLESTQDDILTVLEIQKQKPFTKHLEVETYTWEVLPESLKLPITQSISNELQWVVNTEI, encoded by the coding sequence ATGAAAGTTAATACCGGACACCTGAGCTATTGTACGAACATACATGCCGGTAAAAACTGGGCAGAAGATTTTAAGTCCTTGCAGCAAAATTTCCCTGTCATAAAAGCTGCATTGAGCCCTGAGCAACCAATGGGCCTGGGCTTAAGGTTGTCCAATGCCGCCAGCCTGGAGTTGATAGGAGAAGCACCATTAATGGCTTTTTCGCAATGGCTTAAAGCAAATAGTGCTTACGTTTTTACGATGAACGGCTTTCCTTACGGGGAATTTCACCATACCATTGTTAAGGAGCAGGTACATGCGCCCGACTGGACTACTGAAGAACGTAAAAATTATACATTAAGGCTGTTCCATATTTTAAAACAGCTGTTGCCCGAAGGAATGGAGGGTGGCATATCCACCTCGCCCCTAAGTTACAGGCATTGGTTTAAAAGTACTGAAGCTTTGGAAGAAGCCAGGAAAACAGCGACGCTGCACCTTGTTGAAGTACTGAAGGAACTCATTGTGATACACCGGGAAACAGGCCGGAACATGCACCTGGACATTGAACCTGAGCCGGACGGTATCCTGGAAACCGGCAGGGAATTTATAGACTGGTTTGAAAACGACCTGCTGCCCCTGGGCATACCGGAAATCCGGGCTGCGTTTAAATTATCGTCAGCAGAAGCAGAAACACTGATTAAAAACCACCTCTGTCTTTGTTATGATGTTTGCCATTTTGCCATTGGCTACGAAGACCATGCAGCAGTGGTAACAGCGCTGGAGCAAAAAGGCATTAAAGTAGGGAAAATACAGATCAGTGCTGCTTTAAAGGCAGATCTGACCGGTCCGGCCCCGGAAAACATTAAACGTAGCTTTGAGGCATTTAATGAACCTACTTATTTACACCAGGTGGTGGCGCTTAAAAATGATGGCAGCCTGTTGCGCTATCCCGACCTGCCGGAAGCATTAGCCGGGCTGGAAAAGGGAGTTACACAATGGCGGGCACATTTCCATGTACCCATTTCTATAAAGAAGATCGGCCTGCTGGAATCTACGCAGGATGATATTTTAACCGTACTGGAAATTCAGAAACAAAAGCCTTTTACCAAACACCTGGAGGTAGAGACCTATACCTGGGAAGTATTGCCCGAATCTTTAAAATTACCCATTACCCAATCCATCAGCAATGAACTGCAATGGGTTGTAAATACCGAGATCTAA
- a CDS encoding transmembrane 220 family protein, with translation MLLSILNSIFCVAFVGFAYVNLNDNDSWLWVPIYMLASICCGFAIFNHFYPTVYLVAISFYLIYAIILFFAKDGVRDWIMKYRTPSLVESMQATKPYIEKTREFFGLLIISAALGINYFVAV, from the coding sequence ATGCTGTTGAGCATTTTAAATTCTATTTTTTGCGTTGCATTTGTCGGATTTGCCTATGTAAATTTAAACGACAACGATTCCTGGCTTTGGGTACCCATTTATATGTTAGCTTCCATTTGTTGTGGATTTGCCATTTTTAATCATTTTTATCCTACGGTATACCTGGTTGCCATATCTTTCTATCTGATTTATGCAATCATTTTGTTTTTTGCCAAAGATGGGGTGCGCGACTGGATCATGAAGTACCGGACACCGAGCCTGGTAGAGAGTATGCAGGCTACAAAACCTTATATCGAAAAAACCAGGGAGTTTTTTGGTTTACTGATCATCAGTGCAGCGCTGGGCATTAACTATTTTGTTGCAGTTTAA
- a CDS encoding TatD family hydrolase, translating to MCCNENFEERNKGEKIQTSLDLSEISGMKFFDPHVHMTSRTTDDYQAMADAGIVALIEPAFWLGQPRTQLGSFTDYYSSLIGWERFRSSQFGIKHYCTIGLNSREANNEQLAEQVMEILPQFIFKEGVVGIGEIGFDDQTAAEEKYYRLQLDLAKEAGLPVQIHTPHRDKKKGTQRSMDIAIEQGLDPYMVIVDHNNEETVKEVLDRGFWAAFTIYPFTKMGNERMVEVLKQYGSERIMINSAADWGISDPLAIPKTAALMKRSGISLQDIELVTYRNAITAFAQSGQIDENDFLRVKNIDQSQKFASNSILRGGQQPRIDKNSIIIS from the coding sequence ATGTGCTGTAATGAGAATTTTGAGGAGAGAAATAAAGGCGAAAAAATACAGACTTCGCTTGACCTGAGCGAGATCAGCGGAATGAAGTTCTTTGATCCGCATGTACACATGACTTCACGTACTACCGATGACTACCAGGCTATGGCCGATGCGGGAATTGTTGCCCTGATTGAACCGGCTTTCTGGCTGGGGCAGCCGCGTACCCAGTTAGGCAGTTTTACCGATTACTATAGCAGCCTGATTGGCTGGGAACGGTTCAGGTCGTCCCAGTTTGGCATCAAGCATTATTGTACCATAGGCTTAAATTCCCGTGAGGCCAATAATGAGCAGCTGGCAGAACAGGTGATGGAAATTTTACCACAGTTTATTTTTAAGGAAGGTGTGGTAGGTATTGGTGAGATTGGCTTTGACGACCAGACTGCAGCTGAAGAGAAATATTACCGCTTACAGCTTGACCTGGCAAAAGAAGCGGGTTTGCCGGTACAGATCCATACGCCACACCGCGATAAGAAAAAAGGTACCCAGCGCAGTATGGATATTGCCATAGAGCAGGGCCTTGACCCTTATATGGTGATTGTAGACCATAACAATGAGGAGACCGTAAAAGAGGTGTTGGACAGGGGCTTTTGGGCTGCTTTTACCATTTATCCTTTTACCAAAATGGGGAATGAGCGCATGGTAGAGGTGCTGAAACAATATGGATCGGAAAGGATCATGATCAATTCGGCGGCCGACTGGGGCATCAGTGATCCGCTGGCCATTCCTAAAACTGCAGCCCTGATGAAAAGATCGGGCATTAGCCTTCAGGACATTGAACTGGTTACCTACCGCAATGCCATTACAGCTTTTGCACAGAGCGGACAGATTGATGAGAATGACTTTTTAAGGGTGAAAAACATTGACCAGAGCCAGAAGTTTGCCAGCAATTCCATCTTACGTGGCGGGCAGCAACCAAGAATAGACAAAAACTCCATCATCATTTCATAG